In the Euphorbia lathyris chromosome 5, ddEupLath1.1, whole genome shotgun sequence genome, one interval contains:
- the LOC136229120 gene encoding formin-like protein 6 yields the protein MKTLSIHRHFNPFLFLLLLLISSSSSSVSEPVIRIQSDPQIQRRILHQPLFPTNSAPPPELDSSPPPPENQDFPNPDQPFFPEVPAGPKPDQSQPPPATSANGSIPIPAATQPEKPAKKVAIGISVGIVTLGMLSGLAFFLYRHRVKHPSDSQKLVGGDSQRFADESVVPSSSVLYMGTVQPSRTSGEVNGTIAEANSSPYRKLNSIKRSERYRPSPDLQPLPPLPRPPSQRENDNQHSPSSNSVSSSDEESHGTAFYTPQGSTISAEDGYYTPAAVSGLRPVSNGSWSKSANGQSVPHSKRTSPRSRLSSVSSPEMKHVIIPSIKQPLPPPAPPPPPPPHQAPAQQERAENIEPTNSYFPKRTKFAAPPPPPNMVLLRSINNQQSSKMRTPPPAPPPPPPPFPPPAIQTPGKTGSSGNAKNSVSSTPTSVSSKQQAATPSPRAISKTETERSIEGVNGGVNSSEKTDAEEQDGGKAKLKPLHWDKVRATSDRATVWDQLRSSSFQLNEDMMESLFGCNSTNPVPKEPIRRSVLPPLEPENRVLDPKKSQNIAILLRALNVTKDEVSEALLDGNPESLGAELLETLVKMAPTKEEEIKLREYSGDASKLGSAERFLKAVLDIPFAFRRVEAMLYRANFDTEIKYLRKSFQTLEVASDELKNSRLFLKLLEAVLRTGNRMNVGTNRGDARAFKLDTLLKLVDIKGTDGKTTLLHFVVQEIIRSEGPNPNADPTIENSQVTTYPKFKEDDFRKKGLQVVSGLSRDLSNVKKAAGMDSDVLSSYVSKLELGLQKVRSVLQYEKPETEGNFFHSMKLFLREADEEISRIKADEKKALLLVKEVTEYFHGDTAKEEAHPFRIFMIVRDFLNVLDHVCKEVGNMQDKTMVGAARSFRISASASLPVLNRYNVRQDSSSSDDDSCSP from the exons ATGAAAACTCTTAGTATTCATCGACATTTTAATCCGTTTTTGTTTCTGCTACTATTGCTGATTTCATCATCGTCTTCTTCTGTATCTGAGCCTGTAATTCGAATTCAATCTGATCCCCAAATTCAGAGAAGGATTCTTCACCAGCCGCTTTTCCCAACCAATTCAGCCCCGCCGCCGGAACTAGACTCCTCGCCTCCTCCACCTGAGAATCAGGATTTTCCTAATCCGGACCAGCCTTTCTTCCCTGAAGTTCCAGCTGGGCCAAAACCGGATCAAAGTCAACCACCCCCAGCAACATCTGCAAATGGGAGTATACCAATCCCAGCGGCGACACAACCGGAAAAACCAGCGAAGAAAGTGGCGATTGGAATCTCAGTTGGAATTGTTACTCTCGGTATGCTATCTGGCCTTGCATTCTTCTTATACCGACACAGGGTGAAGCATCCAAGTGATTCTCAGAAACTTGTTGGTGGCGATTCTCAAAGATTTGCGGATGAATCTGTGGTTCCTTCGTCGAGTGTTCTTTATATGGGGACTGTGCAACCAAGTAGAACTTCTGGTGAAGTTAATGGTACAATTGCGGAAGCTAATTCTTCACCTTATCGAAAATTGAATTCAATTAAGAGATCTGAGCGATATAGGCCTAGTCCTGATTTGCAGCCTCTTCCACCATTGCCGAGGCCTCCTTCTCAGCGTGAGAATGATAATCAACATTCTCCATCTTCTAATTCTGTTTCCTCGTCGGACGAGGAGAGCCACGGGACTGCTTTTTATACTCCGCAAGGCTCTACTATTAGTGCTGAGGATGGATATTACACACCGGCGGCAGTTTCGGGTTTGCGCCCTGTTAGTAATGGCTCTTGGTCTAAGTCTGCTAATGGTCAATCTGTTCCTCATTCTAAAAGGACCTCTCCTAGGTCAAGATTGTCTTCTGTTTCTTCGCCTGAAATGAAGCATGTTATCATTCCCTCAATAAAGCAGCCACTACCTCCACCTGCGCCACCTCCCCCTCCTCCTCCACATCAAGCTCCGGCGCAACAAGAAAGAGCTGAGAATATTGAGCCGACGAACTCATATTTTCCCAAAAGGACCAAATTCGCTGCGCCTCCACCACCGCCAAATATGGTACTTCTTCGATCAATTAACAATCAGCAATCAAGTAAAATGAGAACTCCACCTCCCGCACCAccgcctcctcctccgccaTTTCCGCCTCCGGCAATACAAACGCCAGGAAAAACAGGGTCGTCGGGAAATGCTAAAAACAGTGTTTCCTCGACGCCGACCTCCGTGTCGTCGAAGCAACAGGCGGCAACGCCAAGTCCCAGAGCCATTTCCAAGACTGAAACAGAAAGAAGTATTGAAGGAGTCAATGGTGGGGTGAATTCTTCTGAGAAAACTGATGCAGAGGAACAAGACGGAGGAAAAGCCAAGTTAAAGCCTCTGCACTGGGACAAAGTGAGGGCAACTTCTGATCGAGCCACGGTGTGGGACCAACTCAGATCCAGCTCGTTTCA ATTGAATGAAGACATGATGGAGAGTCTTTTTGGCTGCAATTCAACAAACCCGGTGCCAAAAGAACCTATACGAAGATCGGTTCTACCTCCTCTTGAGCCGGAAAACAGAGTTCTGGATCCTAAGAAATCACAGAATATAGCTATCTTGTTAAGAGCATTGAATGTGACTAAAGACGAGGTGTCTGAAGCTCTTTTAGATG GAAATCCAGAAAGCTTGGGTGCTGAGCTTTTGGAAACTCTTGTTAAGATGGCTCCAACAAAAGAGGAAGAAATAAAACTTCGAGAATACAGTGGTGACGCTTCGAAACTAGGGTCTGCAGAACGATTTCTGAAGGCAGTACTTGACATTCCATTTGCATTTAGGAGAGTTGAAGCCATGCTTTACAGAGCCAATTTTGATACAGAAATCAAATATTTGAGAAAATCTTTTCAAACATTAGAG GTTGCAAGCGATGAACTTAAGAACAGCCGGTTATTCCTAAAACTACTTGAAGCTGTTCTCAGAACAGGGAATCGAATGAATGTTGGCACCAATCGAGGTGATGCTAGAGCATTTAAACTTGATACACTCTTAAAACTTGTAGATATAAAGGGAACAGATGGGAAGACAACATTGCTCCACTTTGTGGTCCAGGAAATCATTAGATCAGAAGGTCCGAATCCGAATGCTGATCCTACAATCGAGAATTCTCAGGTTACTACGTACCCAAAGTTCAAGGAAGATGATTTCAGAAAGAAAGGATTGCAGGTTGTGTCTGGACTGAGTAGAGATCTCAGTAATGTGAAAAAGGCAGCAGGAATGGATTCTGATGTTTTAAGTAGCTACGTCTCAAAGCTTGAACTAGGCCTTCAGAAAGTCAGATCAGTTCTGCAATACGAAAAACCAGAAACAGAGGGAAATTTTTTTCACTCAATGAAACTGTTTCTAAGAGAGGCTGATGAAGAAATCTCAAGAATCAAGGCTGATGAGAAAAAGGCGTTATTGCTCGTGAAGGAGGTCACAGAGTACTTCCATGGAGATACAGCAAAGGAGGAAGCCCACCCTTTCAGAATCTTCATGATTGTAAGAGATTTCCTTAACGTATTGGATCATGTATGCAAGGAAGTTGGAAATATGCAGGATAAAACCATGGTCGGGGCTGCTAGGTCCTTCCGGATTTCTGCCTCTGCTTCACTTCCAGTTCTCAACAGATACAATGTGCGACAAGATAGCAGCAGTTCAGATGATGATAGTTGTTCTCCATGA